The genomic segment aggatCTCGAAGTTCACCAGATGGAAAATGAGACGCCTACTGTACATTTGGGAATTCATTTTCCTTCCGCTCAAATAAACAATTACTGCAACTGCTGCAAAGTATTACAGCTCATCTTAAAATACAACAACTGTCAtctcgaattaaaaaaaaacaagttaattggcgagagataaaaaaatatatagttaaTTGGGAGAGATTGCAAATATTGCCATTGAATTAAATGATCGATTACAACACAAGACAGTGTTTATTGAACAGCTGTGGCGTTGATTAAATATTGACTAATATGGGCCATGAAgaccatttgttttctttgtgcagGCACGTAGATGAATTTAATGCCAAACTAATCCCATGGGTGTGCATTGTAGagcacaaaaaaggaaaacaaaatctttCACAAGCTTCCACCATGATGAATATCTTGAAATGATCGTTGCTCTATTATGGGCTTTGAAAACCTTGTTAAATATTTCATCAGCCTGGCTAGTGGCAGGTAATTTCATTACTCCTCTGGGTTAGTCGGATAATTTCATGGAGGTGACTGCCAAGTGACACTGTGTGCACGAAAGCTATGCACAGGCACCGCCGGCCTTTTAAGGCAGCGAAGAATGGCACTGTAGAAAAAGCGCAAAATGGACCCGGAACAACAGTTGAGggatttttgattttatttttttactaataCTACCAGACTCACAAATGTTTGACAGCAACTGTACAAGCACACATTGAAGCAAAGTATTATTGGGTCAACATGCTCAATTCACATTGCTTTGACAAATGATATTAAAGAAACCTTTCACCTTTTACTAACAGTGCTTTGGCTATATGGTAACGATAACATTAACATTAGACATTCAGTCAGTCAATAAAGTGTAAGCAAAATTTAACAAAAGAGCAAAACATATTGAGTATTGATTCAATGTCAGTGGAAAGCTATACACCAAGTAGAAAAAAGGGGATCGCGGTGCCGATAACAGCCACCGAACTCCAAGCAGAAGTCATGTCCTCAGAACACAAAGACGAAAGACAAAATCTAAATAGGTTTTGCGCCATAATCAACTCATCAGCCTGGTAATGATCCCGatttttgaatcaggtgtgttgaaacTGGGTAACATAGAAAACAAGCTGGATGGGGCTCACGAGGACAAGacttggaggatttttttttttcttatacgaAGATATAGATCGCTGTGGTCGCTTTATAGTCTAGAACGGTGGTTCTTAACATGGATTCGATCGAACCgcaggggttcggtgagtcggtctcaggggttcgatggagcctctgccatggagggtaagacacaccgACTcagcatgtcaattagttatgacatgcttggccatcactggcttggagttctttagtcaagcctcgaataacggcaagctcagagtacatttgcttgacttggtttttcaccgctgctgtgagatgggcacgcatgccaaaagcataaccgatggcttgaagtttgaactgagcttcgcaGGCGCGTCTcattgtagaatttattttcgagggttcttagaaaccaaaaccgaagttgttttgcaacaatgcacatagccacactctatacaggtgttggtacctgcttggggcgtccctttagcgtccacttacacgcccacccttcactcattggcggactgctcccccgcatgcctgtcctctctcacgtctgccttctctctcgctctctctctctctctccatatatgtatatatacacgcccacccttcactgattggccgacttctttgccgcatgcctgtccacagtcacttccgccttttctctatataaacagcgtgtcggctgtcagtcaggttttggaactcagcgcatacacaagacgctccgcatcaaaaggcgtcctgtccattttggagaaaatttaagacttttaatggggccttatagtcgtgaaaatatggtacatcaatttcttggatactgtattttatttagcttcatcagtctttcattttgatcacttttaccatCTCTTGCAGCGTCAGCGCTCTTGTCTTACCTGCTTTTtggagccattttagcaatgcaacgttcttgctgcatctgaaacttaaaataacaaatactttgTGCACtcctgcgcatgtgtaaaccagtgtggtggatGAGGTTGCcttttccgaacgaagcagtagaggtcgccttcggattagactttgttgtagtgaagcttttcgcgaggcaagagcagagaaaaatatttcgtacatcgcaacagggttttttttttcattgtatggggggcaggaaagtgggaatggtgttactGCATGAAGATTtcttcacactagggggtattttcgcccatgtgggttttgttgtagagtttcactgtacaattaaaaaagtatacttatctcttgaaatttcatttacttttttctgtttttaataaatgcgtttttttagtatcttgaatttgtaaaataagttatacatttatttttcactcatgaacgGTTCGGTGAACGTGCCTATTAACTGGTGGGGTACGGTACCTCataaaaggttaagaaccactggtctagaaaGAATCGTGAGGGGAATCAGGGGTGAGAGAggcaaagagagagagtgaatgAGGGAGggggcgagagagagaaagacagtgagagagagagagagacgcgcGGTGAGATAATTTCACTCGCAGTCTTGGTGGCACACCATTCACGCACCGTGTACAAAAGAAAACTCTccttgccttaaaaaaaacaaaccaatcattttttttttgttttgttttttgtgatggAGTTACCCACTTCCCCTCCGGGGGACATATACATGTCGTTATCTCCCTTCAACGCCACCCTAGCCGACACGGTACTACTCGGACTCCCGAGAGGCGTCGGGACCAACTGGACCAACGGGACCAATGGGAACAACGCTACAAGCGTGTCCGTGGGTCGCGACACGGCAAGGGTCGTCATCGCCGTGTGCATCACTGCCCTCTACTCGCTCATCTGCGTGGTGGGACTGCTGGGCAACATCCTCGTCATGTACGGCGTAGTCAGGTAAGAAACACTGGACAGGGAGCCACTACATGGAAGAAGCTATATGGCACTATCGTGAAGAAtaataaaagaataataaacaacagaaatacCGAATGATCTATCAGGTATTATTATTcttggtttgaaaaaatatatactattGCAGTAATTTGGTGTTTTCATTGTATTCAAAACATTTAGCAATGctaatttagattttttggagggatgtttctggaatgtcatTGATGGTACTTTACTTACGACtacaatgttcattgttttAATCCATTTAAACCCATCATTATTACTATTACCTactgtagttttatttttcatttaagtTTCATTTTATTAATTATGATGGTGTTGGTGGGCGAGTGGTtaacgcgtcaacctcacagcgcagaggtgcagggtttgattccggatcTACAGagtttgtttgcatgttctccccgtgcctacatgggttttctctgggtactccggtttcctcccacattccaaaaacatgcatggtaggttgattgaacactcaaaattgtccctaggtatgagtgtgagcaccGATAGTTGTTCGTCACGATGTGCccggtgattggctggcaaacggttcagagaatccccggcctactgcccgaagacagctgggatgggttccagcaccccccgcgatccttgtgaggataaagcggattggaaaatggatggatgatgttgaTATGATTATACATCATTTATAAAGTGTTTTACTCAACACAATTTCCAGATAGAACAGATAATAACAGATGtacaaattatatttttccTTTCTAATTGTAGTGCTCATGTGGAATTAGTGCCACACTAACTCAAACCACATTCAGTTAATCACCAGAGGGGTGGGAGTGTGATTTCCAGCAGAGCCTTGCACTAAAACCTCCTCACGGCGCAATTTTTTCCTGATACGGAATGTTTTTTGTCaaatcaatgtatttatttgtctggCTAATGCACCGTGATCAATCACACTAATGGCTGTGTACAGTATTGATGTTTTTAGTCAGGCACTGCAGTTCATATGCAGGAAGCAGTTTGATTAAACATGTCACGAAGAAAGAATGTACAATAGACCAcaaagggagaaagaaaaagaagcaatCACGCTCCAAACTGCAAATGGGAGACGAGAATTGAAGAGTTTCCTATGCAGGAGTCGTTTTTTTGTACAAGTGTGGTTTAATGGAGGTGACAGTCATCGTGGCAGAACAGAGGCTCTTGTGCAGTCTCAACACCCATCACAGCTTCTAAAAAGCTTTTATTATCCCGGCGAAAACTGCATATCATTGCCTTGAGAGAGGAAATGAGGCTAAGATCTATACAGTAGTTTGGTTTCTAACCTCGTTACGTTTTAATGGCAATCAGCAGGCGACCGCAGCATACATAACAAACCATGTCTTGTACTCCgtggcctgaaagtgctttgCTCCTCGCTAGGTACACCAAGATGAAGACGGCCACCAACATCTACATTTTCAATTTGGCCCTGGCGGACGCCCTCGCCACCAGCACTCTGCCCTTCCAGAGCGCCAATTACCTCATGAGCACGTGGCCTTTTGGACAGCTGCTGTGCAAATTGGTCATCGCCATCGACTACTACAACATGTTCACCAGCATCTTCACGCTCACCATGATGAGCGTGGACCGTTACGTGGCCGTCTGTCATCCTGTGAAGGCCCTGGACTTTCGCACGCCATCCAAAGCCAAGATCATCAATATCTGCATCTGGATTCTCTCATCCGTTATTGCAGTACCTGTAATGATCATGGCCGTTACCAGGGTGACAGACAAAGGTACAGAGCTACCGATGCCTTGTTGTCGATGAAACAATGTCTCCCGCCAGAcgttattatgtttttttactttgttatTCCAgttacagaaaacatgccattcCTGGGGGGATATTCCTGTGTGAATAGTGAAAGACTACTAGCAATTGACACGCAGGCAACTCGAAACATTTGGAGGggttaaaaataatcatttttaatacagTAGTTAAACTGTAAATACATCACAAACGATGATCCCAAAAGATATCATTTCACACTCATTTTGCAAGATTTCCCTTTGAAATAATTTTGCTTACAGATGTTTTAAAAAGGCACCAGCAGTGCGCCTGTACAgccaaaacatacagtacacatgCTAAAACCATCCGCGCTAAACTTAGCCAGGGTGGTTTTAGCATG from the Hippocampus zosterae strain Florida chromosome 5, ASM2543408v3, whole genome shotgun sequence genome contains:
- the oprd1b gene encoding opioid receptor, delta 1b; translation: MELPTSPPGDIYMSLSPFNATLADTVLLGLPRGVGTNWTNGTNGNNATSVSVGRDTARVVIAVCITALYSLICVVGLLGNILVMYGVVRYTKMKTATNIYIFNLALADALATSTLPFQSANYLMSTWPFGQLLCKLVIAIDYYNMFTSIFTLTMMSVDRYVAVCHPVKALDFRTPSKAKIINICIWILSSVIAVPVMIMAVTRVTDKGSVDCRIIFPEPEWYWDTVTKICVFIFAFLVPVLVITICYGLMILRLKSVRLLSGSKEKDRNLRRITRMVLVVVAAFIICWTPIHIFIIVKTMVKIDHKNLLVMASWHLCIALGYTNSSLNPVLYAFLDENFKRCFRDFCLPYRPRTEQHSFSQGRNSTREPVSICAPATRGRQPA